The proteins below come from a single Falco rusticolus isolate bFalRus1 chromosome 8, bFalRus1.pri, whole genome shotgun sequence genomic window:
- the LOC119152098 gene encoding helix-loop-helix protein 13-like, with product MEELCYSFEQEGSTPEFLFWEQADPSDQLDDFLAEWCRPPEPPWPRAPAAAGAEVDSSPAPPAPAAPPPPAPPRPRHAANLRERRRMLSINSAFDQLRCHVPTFPYEKRLSKIDTLRLAIAYIALLGEILLSGCDPKSYVEQCLRNGLQSQQRATWNTSDLTARLSWVKWD from the exons ATGGAAGAGCTTTGTTACAGCTTCGAGCAGGAAGGCTCCACTCCCGAATTCCTCTTCTGGGAGCAGGCGGATCCCAGCGACCAGCTGGATGACTTCCTAGCCGAGTGGTGCCGGCCGCCGGAGCCGCCCTGGCCGCGGGCGCCCGCGGCGGCCGGTGCTGAAGTGGACAGctcccccgcgccgcccgcgcccgccgccccgccgccccccgcgcccccccggccccgccacgCCGCCAACCTCCGcgagaggaggaggatgctcagcATCAACTCGGCCTTCGACCAGCTCAGGTGCCACGTCCCCACCTTCCCGTACGAGAAACGCCTCTCCAAGATCGACACGCTCCGGCTGGCCATCGCCTACATCGCGCTCCTGGGCGAGATCCTCCTCTCCGGGTGCGATCCCAAATCCTACGTGGAGCAGTGCCTGAGGAACGGATTGCAGAGCCAACAGCGGGCAACCTGGAATACAAGCG ATCTGACAGCCCGCCTGTCTTGGGTAAAGTGGGATTAA